One stretch of Variovorax sp. TBS-050B DNA includes these proteins:
- the glyQ gene encoding glycine--tRNA ligase subunit alpha, which produces MLTFQQIILKLQSYWADKGCALLQPYDMEVGAGTSHTATFLRALGPEPWKAAYVQPSRRPKDGRYGENPNRLQHYYQYQVVLKPAPANILELYLGSLEALGFDLKKNDIRFVEDDWENPTLGAWGLGWEVWLNGMEVTQFTYFQQVGGIDCKPITGEITYGLERLAMYLQGVDNVYNLTWTEGLSYGDVYKQNEVEQSTYNFEHSDAEFLFTAFAAHEKQAKHLMTAQLALPAYEQVLKAAHSFNLLDARGAISVTERAAYIGRIRNLARSVAQSYYDSRERLGFPMAPREWVAQIAPKKAA; this is translated from the coding sequence ATGTTGACCTTCCAGCAAATCATTCTCAAATTGCAGTCGTACTGGGCCGACAAGGGCTGTGCGCTGCTGCAACCGTACGACATGGAAGTGGGCGCGGGCACCTCGCACACCGCCACCTTCCTGCGCGCGCTCGGCCCCGAGCCCTGGAAGGCCGCCTACGTCCAGCCCAGCCGCCGCCCCAAGGACGGCCGCTACGGCGAGAACCCGAACCGCCTGCAGCACTACTACCAGTACCAGGTCGTGCTCAAGCCCGCGCCGGCCAACATCCTCGAGCTGTACCTCGGCTCGCTCGAAGCCCTGGGCTTCGACCTCAAGAAGAACGACATCCGCTTCGTGGAAGACGACTGGGAGAACCCCACGCTCGGCGCCTGGGGCCTGGGCTGGGAGGTCTGGCTCAACGGCATGGAGGTGACGCAGTTCACCTACTTCCAGCAGGTCGGCGGCATCGACTGCAAGCCGATCACCGGCGAGATCACCTACGGCCTGGAGCGCCTGGCGATGTACCTGCAGGGCGTGGACAACGTCTACAACCTGACCTGGACCGAAGGCCTGAGCTACGGCGACGTCTACAAGCAGAACGAGGTCGAGCAGTCGACCTACAACTTCGAGCACAGCGACGCCGAGTTCCTGTTCACCGCCTTCGCCGCGCACGAGAAGCAGGCCAAGCACCTCATGACCGCCCAGCTCGCGCTGCCGGCCTACGAGCAGGTGCTCAAGGCCGCGCACAGCTTCAACCTGCTCGATGCGCGCGGCGCGATCAGCGTGACCGAACGCGCGGCCTACATCGGCCGCATCCGCAACCTCGCGCGCAGCGTCGCGCAGAGCTACTACGACAGCCGCGAGCGGCTGGGCTTCCCGATGGCGCCGCGCGAATGGGTCGCGCAGATCGCACCAAAGAAGGCCGCCTGA
- a CDS encoding diacylglycerol kinase family protein: MPPPLTGPDTPLFIVLNTGSGSTDAAETRRVIEEGCTAAGRRHRIFEVDARATVQALAREAVERARAVGGVVVAAGGDGTINTVAQATLGSGLAFGVLPQGTFNYFSRTHGIPRDTAAALQVLLTEQPQPVQVGLVNDRVFLVNASMGLYAELLEERESYKARYGRSRWIAFFAGLLTVMRGHRNWNLRMAWRGQERAIRTPTLFVGNNPLQLLQVGIAHADAPENGQLAAVTLKPLGMLAMPGLLVRGALGRLGSADEVLSFPFESLTVNAGRSRGPRRVKVATDGEIAWTEMPLLFRVSPEPLWLVRPETAPELEAAKQ; the protein is encoded by the coding sequence ATGCCACCGCCCCTCACCGGTCCGGACACCCCGCTCTTCATCGTTCTCAACACCGGCTCCGGCAGCACGGATGCCGCCGAGACCCGCCGCGTCATCGAAGAGGGCTGCACCGCGGCCGGGCGCCGGCACCGCATCTTCGAGGTCGACGCGCGCGCGACGGTGCAGGCGCTCGCGCGCGAGGCGGTCGAGCGCGCCCGCGCCGTCGGCGGCGTGGTGGTGGCCGCGGGCGGCGACGGCACGATCAACACGGTGGCGCAGGCCACGCTCGGCAGCGGCCTGGCCTTCGGCGTGCTGCCGCAGGGCACCTTCAACTACTTCAGCCGCACCCATGGCATTCCGCGCGACACGGCCGCCGCGCTGCAGGTGCTGCTGACGGAACAGCCGCAGCCGGTGCAGGTGGGGCTGGTGAACGACCGCGTGTTCCTCGTGAACGCCAGCATGGGCCTGTACGCCGAACTGCTGGAGGAGCGCGAAAGCTACAAGGCGCGCTACGGCCGCAGCCGGTGGATCGCGTTCTTTGCCGGCCTGCTGACCGTGATGCGCGGCCACCGCAACTGGAACCTGCGCATGGCCTGGCGCGGGCAGGAGCGCGCCATCCGCACGCCGACGCTCTTCGTGGGCAACAACCCGCTGCAGCTGCTGCAGGTGGGCATCGCGCATGCCGATGCGCCCGAGAACGGGCAGCTCGCCGCCGTCACGCTCAAGCCGCTGGGCATGCTCGCGATGCCGGGCCTGCTGGTGCGCGGCGCGCTGGGCCGGCTCGGCAGCGCCGACGAGGTGCTGAGCTTTCCGTTCGAATCGCTGACGGTGAACGCGGGCCGCTCGCGCGGCCCGCGCCGCGTGAAGGTGGCGACCGACGGCGAGATCGCCTGGACCGAGATGCCGCTGCTGTTCCGCGTCTCGCCCGAACCGCTGTGGCTGGTGCGGCCCGAGACGGCGCCGGAGCTGGAGGCGGCCAAGCAATGA
- a CDS encoding metallophosphoesterase has protein sequence MSCLLQISDPHFGTEQPEVLAALERFARELAPAVVVLSGDITQRATRRQFAAARAFVDRLPAPVVAIPGNHDIPLFQLGARLLTPYGRYADAFGAELEPVFESPEWLVIAVNTTRWYRHEDGEVSPAQIDRVADRLARAAPGQLRVVVTHQPVLVTRPEDLHNRLHGHEAALARWCAAGVDLILGGHIHLPFVRSLDEACASCPPTAWAVQAGTAVSSRVRGGQPNSVNVLRAAGPADARGCEAERWDHSAVEGAFVRARSWRLALAGG, from the coding sequence ATGAGCTGCCTGCTGCAGATCTCCGATCCGCACTTCGGCACCGAGCAGCCCGAGGTGCTGGCCGCGCTGGAGCGCTTCGCGCGCGAACTCGCGCCAGCCGTGGTGGTGCTCTCCGGCGACATCACCCAGCGCGCCACGCGCCGCCAGTTCGCGGCGGCGCGCGCCTTCGTCGACCGGCTGCCGGCGCCGGTGGTGGCGATTCCGGGCAACCACGACATTCCGCTGTTCCAGCTCGGCGCGCGGCTTCTCACGCCCTACGGCCGCTATGCCGACGCCTTCGGCGCCGAGCTGGAGCCGGTGTTCGAATCGCCCGAATGGCTGGTGATCGCGGTCAACACCACGCGCTGGTACCGGCACGAGGACGGCGAGGTCTCGCCCGCGCAGATCGACCGCGTGGCTGACCGGCTCGCGCGCGCCGCGCCCGGGCAGCTGCGCGTGGTGGTCACGCACCAGCCGGTGCTGGTGACGCGGCCCGAGGACCTGCACAACCGGCTGCACGGGCACGAGGCGGCGCTCGCACGCTGGTGCGCGGCGGGCGTGGACCTGATCCTCGGCGGCCACATCCACCTGCCTTTCGTGCGTTCGCTCGACGAGGCCTGCGCGAGCTGCCCGCCCACGGCATGGGCCGTGCAGGCCGGCACGGCGGTGTCGTCGCGCGTGCGCGGCGGCCAGCCGAACTCGGTCAACGTGCTGCGCGCGGCAGGGCCTGCGGACGCCCGCGGCTGCGAGGCCGAGCGCTGGGACCATTCGGCCGTCGAGGGCGCCTTCGTGCGCGCCAGGTCGTGGCGGCTGGCGCTCGCGGGCGGCTAG
- a CDS encoding phosphatase PAP2 family protein translates to MPSEAPALVLLAQQLGAHALAWFFAALAVSVLGTGAVCHALMKRRRARNAREGEPEEPRLAGALVLGFIGILAAASLVAYLASKLGDGRLLGLADQALADAIGASVPWAALVAFSWLTHLGDFELLAPVCVAVGWLLWRKAHHGLALGWVMALGGIVLLNPALKRIFARARPVHDHGLAMETSFSFPSGHAAGAIVSYGMLMYLALRLLPPRWHVPAAMAAAAAIVTIASSRVFLQVHFASDVVAGLLTGLAWLLVCVGSLEYARHRRRRAAR, encoded by the coding sequence ATGCCATCGGAAGCACCTGCCCTCGTTCTTCTCGCCCAGCAGCTCGGCGCGCATGCGCTGGCCTGGTTCTTTGCCGCCCTCGCGGTGTCGGTGCTCGGCACCGGTGCGGTCTGCCATGCGCTGATGAAGCGGCGCCGGGCCCGCAATGCGCGCGAGGGAGAACCCGAGGAGCCGCGGCTCGCAGGCGCGCTGGTCCTCGGCTTCATCGGCATCCTCGCTGCCGCGAGCCTGGTCGCCTACCTCGCGTCGAAACTCGGCGACGGCCGCCTGCTCGGCCTGGCCGACCAGGCTCTGGCCGATGCGATCGGCGCGAGCGTGCCGTGGGCGGCGCTCGTCGCCTTCAGCTGGCTCACGCACCTGGGCGACTTCGAGTTGCTGGCGCCCGTGTGCGTGGCGGTGGGCTGGCTGCTGTGGCGCAAGGCGCACCACGGGCTCGCGCTCGGATGGGTGATGGCGCTCGGCGGCATCGTGCTGCTGAACCCCGCGCTCAAGCGCATCTTCGCCCGCGCGCGGCCGGTGCACGACCACGGCCTCGCGATGGAGACCAGCTTCAGCTTCCCGAGCGGCCATGCCGCCGGCGCGATCGTGAGCTACGGCATGCTGATGTACCTGGCGCTGCGCCTGCTGCCGCCGCGCTGGCACGTGCCCGCGGCCATGGCGGCGGCCGCCGCCATCGTCACGATCGCGAGCAGCCGCGTGTTCCTGCAGGTGCATTTCGCGAGCGACGTCGTGGCCGGCCTGCTGACCGGGCTCGCGTGGCTGCTCGTGTGCGTGGGCAGCCTCGAATACGCGCGGCACCGCAGGCGCCGCGCCGCGCGTTGA
- a CDS encoding asparaginase: MHFSSRLRAFAAGAALLAASAIAQAQQALPNVVILATGGTIAGAGASAVNSATYAAAKVGVDKLIAGLPELSKIANVRGEQVFQVASESMTNDNLLTLAKRVSALSKQADVDGIVITHGTDTLEETAYFLTLTVHTAKPIVVVGSMRPGTALSADGALNLYDAVSVAGSKDAMGKGVLVTMADNIDSGRDVSKNVNIKTSAFSSQWGPLGMVVEGRNYWFRAPVKRHTMNSEFDIDSINALPPVEIALGYEGVSPIAIDAFAKSGVKAIVHGGTGNGSVAARVVPNLQKARADGVIVIRSSRVADGFVIRNAEQPDDKYDWVVAHDLRPQKARILAMVALTKTSDTKELQRIFWEY; the protein is encoded by the coding sequence ATGCACTTTTCTTCCCGCCTCCGGGCTTTCGCGGCCGGTGCCGCACTGCTCGCCGCCAGCGCCATCGCGCAGGCGCAGCAGGCCCTGCCCAACGTGGTGATCCTCGCCACCGGCGGCACCATCGCGGGCGCCGGCGCCTCGGCCGTCAACAGCGCCACCTACGCGGCCGCCAAGGTCGGCGTCGACAAGCTCATCGCCGGATTGCCCGAACTCTCGAAGATCGCCAACGTGCGCGGCGAGCAGGTGTTCCAGGTCGCTTCCGAAAGCATGACCAACGACAACCTGCTCACGCTCGCCAAGCGCGTCTCGGCGCTCTCGAAGCAGGCCGACGTGGACGGCATCGTCATCACCCACGGCACCGATACGCTCGAGGAGACCGCTTACTTCCTCACGCTGACCGTGCACACCGCCAAGCCGATCGTGGTGGTCGGCTCGATGCGCCCGGGCACGGCGCTCTCGGCCGACGGCGCCCTCAACCTCTACGACGCGGTCAGCGTGGCCGGCAGCAAGGACGCCATGGGCAAGGGCGTGCTCGTGACCATGGCCGACAACATCGACAGCGGCCGCGACGTGAGCAAGAACGTCAACATCAAGACCAGCGCCTTCTCGAGCCAGTGGGGTCCGCTGGGCATGGTGGTCGAGGGCCGCAACTACTGGTTCCGCGCGCCGGTCAAGCGCCACACCATGAACTCGGAGTTCGACATCGACAGCATCAACGCGCTGCCGCCGGTGGAGATCGCGCTCGGCTATGAAGGCGTCTCGCCGATCGCCATCGATGCGTTCGCGAAGAGCGGCGTGAAGGCCATCGTCCACGGCGGCACCGGCAACGGCTCGGTCGCGGCGCGCGTGGTGCCGAACCTGCAGAAGGCACGCGCCGACGGTGTGATCGTGATCCGCAGCTCGCGCGTGGCCGACGGCTTCGTGATCCGCAACGCCGAGCAGCCCGACGACAAGTACGACTGGGTGGTGGCGCACGACCTGCGTCCGCAGAAGGCGCGCATCCTGGCAATGGTGGCTTTGACGAAGACCAGCGACACCAAGGAACTGCAGCGCATCTTCTGGGAGTACTGA